The Eleutherodactylus coqui strain aEleCoq1 chromosome 10, aEleCoq1.hap1, whole genome shotgun sequence genome contains the following window.
gatctacgtAGACAGCGGGAAAtaacaaacaccccccccccgctgttatatctggaggctggctatcagtgacagacgGCTCCCACtactggatagcgcgagatcttttCGGATCTCGCACTATCCACATGACATaggcagatattgattcctctgccttcTGATGGTTAACAGCTCATAGCCAGGGAAacggaccacctcttctatggaaagatatAGCAGAGGACGCtaggatcaacctttgatagttcctaccggaCTCCCAGACCCCctccagatcaacaacccgctggtcacctaatgtctatatcctgtaatatcatagcgctctaaaaagacatctagtcccctcttaaacgtctctatggattttgccatcaccacgtcctcaggcagagagttccacagtctcactgcttttacagaaaagaacccccttctgtgttaatGATGAAACCTGCTGCTTGTAGAAGAGGTGGTTGGTTTCCCTGGTagcaagcagtaaacaaccagagggcagagaaaACAATAGGTGCAATGTCTGGATATGACGAAATTCGGAAATAAACCtcttatgggtgagtgcaatGTTTTGCAatttgaaataggattcctgaaatgggaatactccttttaaTTCTTTTAATTTGCTATGCAGATTGTGTCTATTGGAAGCAATTCTTTCATCATGAGACCGACAACCAGCGTGGGGCCCTCGAGCAGAGCGGGGCCCTCGAGCAGCCCCGCGGGGCCTTTGAGCAGCGCCTCTCATAGCAGAAAATCGAAAAATCCGAAGAGGCGGTCTGCAGCTGCTCCACAGGCTCCTCCTCAATCCCCACAGAGTAAGTAGCACCGTGATTCAACTATTACTCTTTTTGCACAGACCTCCTAACTTTTACAGAATAAAAAGACTGACAATCCGTGCATTTCTCCTATTGGCGATCTTTTCAGCCACGCCTCTGTGCCTCCCTTAAAGTAATGATGCCCCTCAAAGTGTGATTATGTATACAGCGATCTTCGCCTAGTGGCAGCTACAGGAAGCTTCATTTTCAGCTGCGCtttgtttctttttaagggaGACAAGAAGCAAGGGACGATAAAGGTGAAGGTGGAGGTGAACGTGAACCACCTAGACGACAACGCCACCGCCCAGGAGCCAAGGCCTTAACTGAGATAAGGAAATATCAGAAATCTACCAAATTGCTACTGCCCAAAGCTCCTTTCGCCCGGGCGGTGAGTGGACTTGCTCTCTACGGCTGCTCCTTTCACTCTTCTATTTTCAGTGATCAGTAAGACAAATCTTTTACCATTTAATTCCTGCAGGTGAGACAAGTGTGTATGAAACATACCTGCGGCGTGCCATACCTATGGCAGAGTCAGGCCATAATGGCCCTTCAAGAGGTCAGTGTATGATTGGCTGTGCATGTACTGAATGTGTGGGCCTGCGGGAAGAGCTGCTCTGAAGACCAtcaatatgtttcttttttttttgtgctccctATTGGGtcttattctgacacttatgccTTTTTTTGCAGTGCATTGTAATAAGGCCTGTGCCATTATAAGTGGGGGCCCAGCTGTCTGACAGCCAGATTCCAGCTCTATTGGCTGGGAGTTGAGAAACCTCTGACCCCAGCCATTTAACTCTTTGCATGCCATGGTCCATGCAACCATGGCAAACAAAAGGCTGACAAAGGGAGAGGACCGAAGCGTGCCATTGGGTTGTTATGGCATCCAAAGACTTGAAGATTGCCTATGAGGCCTAGCCATCATGATGCCAGGAGGTCACTGTGGCTTCTGATTGACTACAGAAATCGTCTGATTTCGGCACCAGAGGACAGGGATGGGGCCATGGAAGCCAAAGGCCGAATGCAGACAGCTGGTTTGGATTCTGACAGCGGgatgtgacacccccccccccccttcccccagcccccctttttttctgtgtATACAATTGCACATAACTTGCATGTGCAAAACGACAGTAAACTGCTGTTGCACACCCAAATACGCAATGGCTGATGTGCAAAAACTcttgtggtttaaaaaaaaaatccacataatGTAACCTACACAGTGAATGCCGTGGAAAAAATATCTAAGAGACCTGGCCAATATACCCTGTTTTCTTGAAAATAAGACTGGGTCTTATGTTACTTTTTTGCTCccaaagatttcacttttttacatgtatagctgcctggtcaCTATTCAaatggactttttttttattaactaaaCGGGGctgaattttggagtagggcttatatttcaagcatcttcaaatcttgcaaaatcattctgcatcttgaaaaatcatgctagggcttatgcttggagtaggtcttatttttcagGATACTGGGGTAGTTAAGCTGTATTCCGGGCTCTTATAACTGATGAACTAGCATctgtataggtcatcagtagttgatagacAAGGATCTATTGCCTAGGATCCCTGCCAATTAGCTGATTGTCTGGCCCAATATCAGTGCAGTAGGGCCAGATGTCGTCATCAGTGGTCACGGGAGAAAATGTAATAACTGGCTTCACTCTTATTGACATCAATGCACTACCTGCTCCTCATTATTGTCAGAACTGGACCAATAACAACCAGCGATGACAACATCTGACCCTaccgcactgacagtgggccaaaGGATCAGCTTACCGGTGGGATCATTGGcagcagacccttgccaatcaactattgatgacttactctgagaataggtcattggTTGGTTGTACAGACCCCTTTTAATTTTGCATTCCTCAGGATAGAAAGCAATCAGTCATGTAAATCACCAAATGCTAACATTAAAAAGGTCGTCTTTCTCTGCCAAAAAAAACCCACCTTGCAGCACCTTTTGGggggtaggaggagggggaaattCTAGGAGTCTCTGAATGCGATGATAGTAAAACAAACATTTCTTGTCCTTGTTCTGATACGATTAAGCAATGTCAGCGTTCAGGCTGATCTATTACCCCCTATTTCAGTAGCAGAATCCATTGTCAGAATAGCTGCTCCTCTACAGACTACATAACATACCTTTACAGTCCCAGGAGGTTCAAGTTGTCTCATCACCTTCCATAAACCATGGTTCATAGCAAGACCTTATCTAACATAGTCCTGCCCCCGAATATCTTCATAACCACGCCGTTCTGGCCGGTCCCAGACAACTGTTCCCCTTTGCACAGAGCAGGTTACCATATACCTACTACACTCTTCTGGCTTCTCAAAGTCAAGCCCCCCATAGCATCATTAGATCTTCCAGGAGGGGGAGTATTTAGGTTGCTGTAGTTCTCGTTTTCGGCAATGCTTCAAGTATCTGCCTTTTCGCTTTCCCTGGGAGGATCATTTCTGGATGGCATATTGCTCTTTCCTTTTTGAACTGTTCTTAGTATGTTGATACTGCTCAGCGCTGGTACTGAATATTATATGTGGTTTGAGTTGCAGACATTCAGCCTAGAGGCAACCCCATTCTTCTGGGAGTCCTTCCAGCCAGCTGGATGGCACAGTAGTACCTATACTAGTAGTATCCTGAACCTTGTTCTTCTGACAATCCTTACCTTCCAGGGTACTATTGCTTCTCTAAAGAGATTCCTTCCTATCGTTCTAGTGCAATTCCCACAAGAATCCTAGcctttaaattatttttagtTCTGACTTTCCGACACCAGACCTCCTTATTTCATTCACTACTATAGGCCACTCGCATCAAACGGTGTCGAGTTTAATTCCACGTTACAACCCTCCTAGCTTAAATGTTTTGATGGCAGCGCTTCTGTCCCAAATGGCCCTGCCGTGGTAAGATTACGGGGTGCTGTCCAGGTATTGTGGCAGATTGAGGACTTCTGAAAGTTCCCAGTCTGCCATGATCATTTGCCTCTTAAGTATGTGCTTGTTTAATAGGCAGGCTTTTAAAATCTAGtacaatgcaataccatagtattgcattatactctagaAGCAATCAGATAACCGCAAGTTAAAGATCCCTATGGAGACTAATAATATAAAAAATGTCTTTCGTTTTATTGTAAAAATCTGaaaagggggttttttttttgttttttttttttgtgtcaaaaTGTGCCCAAATAAAATTGGAGATGCTCCATAACCCAAAGGAGGGGAAAGGCCTGGCTTGACCTAATCCTATGGCATACTTTCTA
Protein-coding sequences here:
- the LOC136580462 gene encoding histone H3-like centromeric protein A isoform X1, with the translated sequence MFASRGLSIVSIGSNSFIMRPTTSVGPSSRAGPSSSPAGPLSSASHSRKSKNPKRRSAAAPQAPPQSPQRRQEARDDKGEGGGEREPPRRQRHRPGAKALTEIRKYQKSTKLLLPKAPFARAVRQVCMKHTCGVPYLWQSQAIMALQEASEAYLVMLLQDANLCSIHAKRATLFPVDMQLAQKIRGITDGEG
- the LOC136580462 gene encoding histone H3-like centromeric protein A isoform X2; protein product: MRPTTSVGPSSRAGPSSSPAGPLSSASHSRKSKNPKRRSAAAPQAPPQSPQRRQEARDDKGEGGGEREPPRRQRHRPGAKALTEIRKYQKSTKLLLPKAPFARAVRQVCMKHTCGVPYLWQSQAIMALQEASEAYLVMLLQDANLCSIHAKRATLFPVDMQLAQKIRGITDGEG